The DNA segment TTTTACCGTGCGAGTCCTCTGGCGTGACGACTTAGCGCCAACATCCCGTCTGGCTTGGTTCATCGTGCTGATGGTCTTGCCCTATTTTGGCGTTGTGGCATACCTGCTGTTCGGCGAAATCAACCTGGGTCGCACGATCCATAAACGACACAAGGAAGTCTTCGCGAAGATTCACGAAGTTGGCGAGAGATCACTGGGAAACTGCCACAGCAATCTCGATGACGATGTTGAGGTCCAGTACCGCGTCCCGTTCCGTGCAGCCGCTTCTGTCGATGGATTCAAAACGACCGTCGGCAATCGAGCCGAATTGATGCCGGACGCCGCAACGGCTCGATCGCGATTGATAGAAGACATCGACAGCGCCAAAACTCACGTTCACGTCCTCTATTACATTTGGTTGAACGATACCACGGGTACGAACGTCGCCCATGCACTGATGCGGGCCGCGAAACGTGGCGTCAAGTGCCGGGCAATGGCTGACGGATTGGGCTCGCGAGCGATGATCAAGTCGTCGCTATGGAAAGAGATGGCTGCCGCTGGTGTCAAAGTTGAAGTTGCGTTGTCTTTCAAACATTTGCTTCGCACCATCCTGTTCAGCCGCGTCGACCTGCGAAACCACCGAAAAATTACGGTGATCGATAATCGAGTGACGTACTGCGGAAGCCAGAACTGTGCGGACCCAGAATTTCGGGTGAAGCCAAAGTTTGCGCCCTGGATCGATATCATGGCTCGGTTTGAAGGCCCCGTCGTCGCGCAGAATCATCTTCTGTTTGCCAGCGACTGGATGCTAAACGGCCAGGAGGAATTGCTGCAGGATTTGCCGCTAGACGCAGCCCCGCTTCCCGGTGGTTTCGCGGCTCAGGTTTTTGGAGACGGCCCGACCGAGCGCCGCGGTGCAACGC comes from the Roseimaritima multifibrata genome and includes:
- the cls gene encoding cardiolipin synthase → MILVLIHFLFLAAFTVRVLWRDDLAPTSRLAWFIVLMVLPYFGVVAYLLFGEINLGRTIHKRHKEVFAKIHEVGERSLGNCHSNLDDDVEVQYRVPFRAAASVDGFKTTVGNRAELMPDAATARSRLIEDIDSAKTHVHVLYYIWLNDTTGTNVAHALMRAAKRGVKCRAMADGLGSRAMIKSSLWKEMAAAGVKVEVALSFKHLLRTILFSRVDLRNHRKITVIDNRVTYCGSQNCADPEFRVKPKFAPWIDIMARFEGPVVAQNHLLFASDWMLNGQEELLQDLPLDAAPLPGGFAAQVFGDGPTERRGATPQLFSVLMGTAQRELVISTPYFVPDPTVLNALLAAAARGVEVTIVFPKRNDSWIVAAVSRSNYRRMLKTGIKIHEFKGGLLHAKTLTVDGAVTLIGSTNMDVRSFDLNYENDILLRDDQFTKSIRERQQAYIAESEQVTLEDVLAWSPMRRFWNNIVATMSPVL